The following nucleotide sequence is from Mycobacterium sp. Z3061.
TACGATCCGGATGACCCGTCGACGGCGGTCCTCATTTCGGGTGGGGGGAGCAAGATCCAGTCGTGGGCGGGTTCCGCGGTGCTCTTCCTCGGTGTTGGCATCTATTTCACAGCGGTGACGATTCGACCGGTCCTGGCGTCCGAGGGATCCGCGGACGACCGGCGGATGTCGTTGCCGAACGTTCCCTACTACGTCCTCAACGACCCCAGGGGTGTTGCGGTGGCCGCTGACGGCGCCGTCTACGTCTGCGACGGACCGCCGAAAACGTCGTGGACGCCGATCGGGCCGATAGGACCGCCGGGGATGCCGGGACTGCCGACAACGACAGCGCCGATGCCGGGGATGCCGAACCCCCCGTCTGCGGGGTCGGCCGCGCGACTGCTTCGGTTGACGCCGGATTTGATCAATGGCACCAGTGCGGTGCCCCGAACCCTGCTGGGCGCGCCCAATGGTCTGGCGGTCGACAGCAGCGGAAAGTTGTACGTCACCGACGGCGGTCAACTGTGGGTATACGCCGTCGATAGCGACCAGACCCTCACCGGGGCTACGCCGCTGCGAGGCGCGGAAGCAGTTGGAGTGGCGGTGGATTCGGCTGGGACCGTGTACGTCACCCAACCATCATCCGGAAGAGTGCTTCGACTGCCTGCCGACGCCAAGACCGCGAGCGAATTTTTCAGATCGCCCGACAATGGTGCGGCGACCGACGTCGCCGTCGACAGCGGGGGCAATGTGTATGTCACCGACTCCCGCAATAGTCGGGTATTCAAGATCGCGGCTGGCGGTAGCCCGAGCGAGCTTCCCTTCCAAGGCATATCGCATCCCGAGGGGGTGGCGGTGGACAGCGCAGGCAACGTCTATGCCGTCGATGCGGGCAATCACCGAGTCATGAAGTTGGAGCCGAATTCGCGCACCGCTACCGACTTGTTGTTGGACGGGCTTACCGATCCCTACGATGTGGCAGTCGACAGCGCAGGAAATGTGTTGGTCACGGACAAGGGAAGCGAGTACCTACTGAAATTTCCCCGACCTCAGCGGTAGCCACGTTCGGCGGCCGCGGCGCCAGCGGCATCGGCGCCCACTCAGCGCCTCAGCGCATGATCCTGGCGTAGATCAGGCTGTCGTGCGGTTCGGGACCCATCGTCGGGTACACCGCGTGCCGGCGCAGCCGGCCTTCCAGCGAGAACCCGGTGCGCTGCAGCAGCCGCGCTGATCGCGCGTTGTCGACGTGGCAGGTCGCCCAGACCCGGAACACGGCGGTGTCGGCGGCCAACTCGTCCACCACCAACTTGAGTGCCTCGGACATGTAGCCCATGTCCCACCAGTTCCGGCCCAGGCAATAGCCGATCTCGACGGAATGGCTGACCGGACGACGGCAGCTGATCAGCCCGACGATGTCGCCGGTGCGGCGCAACGTGATGACCCAGTTCCGGTCGTTCTTCGTCGAGATGAGTTGCTCGATGAGCACCCGGCGGGTCTCCACCGCATCGGGGTGGGCGGTCCAGAGCAGGAACCGGGTGACTTCGGGATCGCCGGACACGCTTTCGAAGATCTCGGCGGCGTCCTCGACGACCGCCGGCCGCAGGTGCAGGCGGGGTCCGTCGAGGTGCGTCGGCGGCCGCTCGTAGGAGTAGCCGCTCACGACAGCCCGAGTGCGCGGTAGGTGTGGCGGACGAAGTTGGGCTGGGCGGTCCGCAGCCGCGCCAGGACCGGGTTGCCCGCGACCGCCGCCGCCGCGTTCGCGGTCAGGTCGGGGCAGTACTGGATGAGGTACATCAGAATCAGGTCCGCGCTCGGGTCGGCCTGCCACCAGGTCCCGTACGCGCCGGGCCAACTGAACGTTCCGACGCCGCCGGGGCCGAACAGGGGAGTGGCCCTGGCGGGATCGGTCACCACCGACAGGTTCAGCCCGAATCCCCGCCCTACCCAGTAGGGCGAACCGAGGAAGTTGTGCCGCTTCTGTTCCTCGGTCAGCCGGTCGGTGCGCATCTGGCGCACCGACTCCGGGGACAGCACCCGGACACCGTCGACCGACCCGTCGCCCAGCAGCATTCGCGCAAACCGCAGGTAGTCGTCGGCCGTCGACCACAATCC
It contains:
- a CDS encoding DUF3592 domain-containing protein, with translation MSNLLYLIFGVVATLVGVWFLVKAVREWRLGESSSAWPTAPGRVTHIELKHSDDTATFHVEYRFKVNGVRYYGDVLQMGQPPLSKARNEALMNRYAVGTEVEVHYDPDDPSTAVLISGGGSKIQSWAGSAVLFLGVGIYFTAVTIRPVLASEGSADDRRMSLPNVPYYVLNDPRGVAVAADGAVYVCDGPPKTSWTPIGPIGPPGMPGLPTTTAPMPGMPNPPSAGSAARLLRLTPDLINGTSAVPRTLLGAPNGLAVDSSGKLYVTDGGQLWVYAVDSDQTLTGATPLRGAEAVGVAVDSAGTVYVTQPSSGRVLRLPADAKTASEFFRSPDNGAATDVAVDSGGNVYVTDSRNSRVFKIAAGGSPSELPFQGISHPEGVAVDSAGNVYAVDAGNHRVMKLEPNSRTATDLLLDGLTDPYDVAVDSAGNVLVTDKGSEYLLKFPRPQR
- a CDS encoding GNAT family N-acetyltransferase, whose product is MSGYSYERPPTHLDGPRLHLRPAVVEDAAEIFESVSGDPEVTRFLLWTAHPDAVETRRVLIEQLISTKNDRNWVITLRRTGDIVGLISCRRPVSHSVEIGYCLGRNWWDMGYMSEALKLVVDELAADTAVFRVWATCHVDNARSARLLQRTGFSLEGRLRRHAVYPTMGPEPHDSLIYARIMR